CTCGCTTTCAAAGACGATCCCAATAAAGCAGAAACGCCCTATATCGCAGCGCGCGCCTTCATCGAGATGAGCAATTACAAACGCGCCGCCGGTTGTTATGAACAAGCCATCGAAAGGGATACTTCCAATGCACGATGGATGTACGAAGCAGGTCTTGCTTATTACGCCATCCCTGATGATAAGAAAGCGATCTACTGGTTCGAAAGAGCAGGAGCAAAAGGCTACAAGAAAACGAACGATTACCTCGAAAATCTCGGCAACGCCTATCTCAATACCGGTCAGTTCAACAAGGGAATGGAGATCATGGACCAGATGCTGAAGAACAGGCCAGGCGATAAAGAACTGATGTATACTATCGGCGAAGCTTACTACAAGGCAGGAAAATTCCAGGACGCCATCAATATGTGGGACAGGATATTTACCATCGATCCGAAGAATGCCAATGCACTCTTCATGATCGGTATGGCCTATATGAAAAAAGGGGAAAAAGAGAAAGGGCAACAACTCTGCGATAAGGCTATCGAACTGGATCCGGGCCTTGCCAGGCAACGTACCGAAAAGAAGATGCCGAACGGGTTGTAAGCCGCTTACAGTTCGTCGAAATAATATACTTTCTCAAGTTGCGTAGCACCGCCAAACACACCGAGGCCATATTGTACATTGCCTGCTGGTGAACCCAGCTGGTTGGCGGGAATGGAACCGAAATCGGTTTTGTATTTCTCATAAGTTATGAGATACCTGTACAGTTCCCGGCTGGCGGATTTAACCTGTAGTAATACACGGCCTTTCTGGTCCTCTTTTTCAGATATGAAGAATGATTTATCGATACTGAATTTCAGTTCGTATCTATTGGCCGTAAAATACTGATCAGACAGGAAGATGCGACGGAAAGGATTATCCGCTCCGTCGAAACGCAGGTTCTCGATGTGAATGTCTTTCGAATACAGATTGAGACGAAGGAATTGCTGTAAAGGGATTGTATCTTTTTCCGTTTTTACCGCAGGATCATTCTTCACCTGTTCATACAATTTTTTTCCCTCCTCCGTATCGCAATTATATTTGGTTCCGTTGTAAGTAAAGCTGATACTGATCTTCAACACTTGTTTCACTGCTTCTATCACATAATTTTCCAATTGATCGGGCAGGTCTTTCAGCACAAGCTTCACTTCCAGTACAGGTTTTCCCTGTCTTAGTGCAGATGCCGTATCCAGCTTTTCCACCTGTACAGGATTTGGTACAGAAGTTACAGCCCGGGCGTTGCCCAATACGGGATGGCTCACCTCCAGTGTATAGTTGGTATTGGGCCTGTAATAATGCCTGACAGTAAATACAGAGGCAGGGTTATTGGCGAATTGTGTTGATTTGTCGGCCCGCAGGATCCATTTATGTCCACTCTCTTCACTGAGCACAACTGTAGCATCGTTCACTTTTTCAAAATTGATGAGATTGCCACTGCCTGCACGGATGGTGCGGGCTACAGGAATACGCACAAGGTCGCCGGCAGTGACTTCCGCCAGTACCACCAGTTTATCTTCGTCGTCTGTATCGGGCAGGAAATTCTTCTTGCAGCCTGGTCCGCTACTGATCAACAGTAACAACAAAAACGGATATAGTAATTTAACCGGCTGCATCAGAAACTGATATTGTAGGATAAATAAGGAGTGATACTGAAGAACTGGTAACGGGTACTCACCACCAATGATCTTCTGCCCATCGATCCTTCCAGGTCATACACATACTGGCTGGGCGCGCCATAGACATTGTAAATGCCGATGATCAGTTTTGCGGGCAATGCAGGTTTCAACAGGTGATGGAAACCTGCAGAAACATCCAGCCGGTGATAGGAGGGTGTGCGATAGGCTTTGGAGCTGGTGTACTGGTAGATCAACCTGTATTCATCAGGCGCCAGTGGGTCTTTGATCTGCTGCGCATCATCGAAATCGGGATACACCAGGCTGGGAAGCGTGAACACATCGCCTGTAGCGAAAGTCCACAGGGCTGCGCAATTCCATCTCTTCCCGATCCGGTAGGAGGCTGCAATATTGAGATCATGCCTGCGATCATACTTGAATGGGAATTTCGCGCCCTTATTCACAGACCTGAACTGACGCCAGTTCCACGATAAAGTATAACTGAGCTGGGCAGTCCATTTTTCCGTTTTTTTGAAGAACATGAATTCTCCTCCATAGCTCCAGCCTTTTCCTGTTTGTACCGATTGTTCCCAACCGGTATTGTTCAGGAAAAGATTTTTGCCCTCAATATAGTTGGTAACGTTTTGCAGTTTCTTGTAATAGAATTCTGCACTGAATGTGCCCAGCTTCTTATTCTGATAGAGATAGCCGGCATTCACCATCCTGCTTTGTTCCGGCTGCAGTTTCCTTGTTGCCGGCACCCAGGCATCGCTGTTCACGCCCATATAGGGATTGGTGACCTGGTGAAGGTATTGTCCCATCTGGCTCCAGGCAATGCTAAGCTGCTGATGTGCATCCAGTCTGTAAGCTGCATAGAACCTGGGTTGCCAGCTATTGAAACTGAAATCCCTGTAGATATAATGCGAATAATGTATACCGGGCCGCACAGTCAATCGCCTGCCTGCTTTGAATTCAGATTCATAGAACAATACATATTCGCGGAAAGACAAAGCAGGGAAGGTGCTGAACTCATCAGGGTCATCAATGAAGTCCTGTGTTACATTCCTGGTGAATGGTTTGATCTTGGTGTAAGACATCTTTCCACCCATATTCATACGCCAGTTATTGGACGGCGTTAGTTCCAGCACGGACCTTATGTTGTACTGCCTGATACTGGAAAAGATATTGTACACTTTGTTTTGCACCATCACACCGGAGCTGTCGTACAAACTGTACCGGAAGCCGGCAATATTATTATAACTGCTTAGATTAACCGAAGTATTCACGAATGCTTTTGGTCCGAGCAATCTGTTCCATGTAAGCGCCATATTCTTATTGCCCCACTGGTGGCGATTATCGGTATTGCCTTCCCAGAGGTGCAGGTTATCATCGCCTGCATATACATTCAGCATCAGTTTATCTTTCTTTCCTATCAGTTGTGTGGCTTTGAACTGAAGATCGTAAAAGTTAAGGTTTACGCCGCGCTGAATGAGACGGAGAAATGGATTCACCCAGCTATGGCGGAAGCTTAGCATGATGGCAGTTCTGTCTTTTTTCACAGGCCCTTCAATGGTGAAAGACCCAGCCAGTACGCCCGCATTGATCTCTCCTTTCCATTTTTTCATATTTCCATCTTTCGTGTTCACATCCATCACAGAGCTGAGGCCGCCGCCAAAGCGGGATGGGAAATTGCTCTTGTACACGTACATATTCTTGAGCGCGGTCTGGTTCACGATCGGTAATGAGCCCAACAGGTGCATAGGATTGAAAACAGGATTGCCATCCAGCAGGAATAAGTTCTCACCGGGATTGCCGCCGCGCACGAGAATGCCATTGGGAATATCGGCTACATTCTTCACACCCGGTAACTGGTACAGGCTCCGCAGCACATCGGGTTCACCAAGTACATTGTTGTAATCTTCGGCATTCACTTTATCGGCTCCTTCTTTCTTTTGCCTTTGTTCCTCCGAGATCACCACTTCAGGGATCGGAGGAACAGTTTGCAGCTTTATATCCTTCCTGCTGTCTTGCTGAAGATCGGAGAGTGCAATGGTAACTGTTGTATACCCTGCATAGCTGAATTGTAATGTTTGTTTTCCTTCCGGAAGTTTGATGGTGAAATAGCCGTGCTGATTGGCATAGGCTCCACGATGGCGGACAGGGTCCCACACTGAGGCATCGGTAAGAGGCTCGCCACTGGCTTCGTCTTTCACAAAGCCGAATACTGTGTACCAGCTGAGAAGTGCATCTTCGGGAAGGGGAGTGGATGCAGGTGTGAGGATGATCTTACCATTCCTTTCTGTTATTCGGACTTTTTGCGAATTCAAAACCTGTTGCAACAAAGCGCCAATTGTGGTGGGCTTATCATAGATCACTATCACCTTACCTGTATCTACAACCGAAGATGCATATTCTATGATAATCTGACTGCGCTGATTGATATCTTCCAGGAAGGAGTGGATGCTTCCCTTATCGAAAGCAGGAGAGAAGGGCGTACTCAAAATCCTTTGCTGTGCATGAAGCGCGGAGTTCATGCACAGAAACAGGAAAAATAATGTGGAGAGTAAGCCCTTCATGCGTCAACGCTGATCCAGCGGGAGGTTTAGGCTGGGCAATATGGCATTTTTTGGCAATATTCCGCGCCTAATTCCGGAAAAAAATAATGCGTCCGGCTTCATCTTTTGTCTGCAATCCGGTGGTCAACCTTAGTTCTTCCAGCACTTCCGATACTGGTTGGTTCAGAAACCTTGCATTGATGTTCAACTGTTGAAATGAGGGAAGCAGTGTATCGGGAATGATCAGCTGAAGACCGTAGTAATCAGAGAGATCGTCCAGCACATCCGGAAGCGGTGTGTTCCTGAATTCCAGTATACCTGTTTTCCATGCGAGATAGTTGCTGTCGGAAACAGCTTCCTGAAGCAGTTCTCCCTCGCTGAGCAGGGCTTTTTGTCCGGCAGTAAGGATCACCTGTTTGCCTTCTTTTTGTTTGCCGGCCATACTTACCTTTCCGGTGGAGACGATCACTTCGTCTCCTTCATCTGTTGCATTCACCAGGAAGGAAGTTCCGAGTACTTTGATGGTGGAATGATCGGTGGAAATCAGGAAAGGTTGTTGTGTATCGGGTTGCACCTGGAACCAGGCTTCACCTTTCAGCTCAACGCGTCTTACAGAACCATTGAACCTGCTTGCATATTGAATGGTTGTTCCTTTGCGAAGCACCACGGAAGAACCATCGGGGAGCGTAACGGGCTGATTGGCATTGGTGGCTTTTACCAGCTGCATGGAAGCATCGCCGGACTTCCAGATGTACCAGGCGGTGAAGATGGCTGCCAGAAAGCCAACGGCAATGGCCAGTCGCTTGATGGGAAATACAGCAGATCTTTTTTCTTTCTTGCGGATGGTATGGTCCACTTTCTCCCAGGCGGGGCCGTTATTGAAAGTAGTGAGCTGGAAAAGCTCTGCGCCTTTGTTCCAGATCTGTTCCAGCTGTTCAAATTCCTGGCGGTTCTCTGCTGCTGCATCCAGCCATTGCTCCAGGAGTGCAAGATCCTGCTGACTGGCAGTTCCCTGGAATTTACGGGCGATTATTTCTGTGATCTGGTCATCCATACGGGGTATGTGCTAAATTACTATAACATGAAACGGGCATAAACCCCTATCATGATAAGCGAATAAAAAATAGAAAACAACAAAACAGTAAGATAAGCCTGCCGTTCCCTGATGAAATTTCTTAATATCCTGAGGGCTTTGCCCATTTGGTTTTCCACTGTTTTCACGGAGATGCCCTGTGTATCTGCAATTTCCTGGTAGGTGAGTTTGCTCATGCGGCTGAGCACAAATACCTCCCTGCATTTTGGCGGGAGTTTATCAAGTGCGGATTGCATCAAAGTATGAAAGTCCGTTTCAGTTTTTTCCTTCCGGTATTCTTCCGGTGCGGTCTGCAGCCCCTCCTGGCCGGTAAGGGTTGTTACCACTGATCTTTTATTCCTTTGTAACCAGGTAAGACAATTATTGCGGACAGCAGTGAAGAGGTAATAACGCATGCCTTCATTGCCCACCAGGCTTTGCTTTTTTTCCCATACATGCACAAAAATGTCCTGCACTATGTCTTCAGCTGCATGAATTTCCTTCACGAAGGAAAATGCGTATTGACAAAGAGGTTCGTAATGATGCGAGAACTCTTGCTGGAACTGATGGTATAGTGGGCTATTGGTAGACATTCCGGTATAACGGGCACGTAAAAATAATGTAAAGGCTGTAAAAAAATGAGGGAGGTCTTTTAAACCTCCCTCTTAACCCTATTTGTTCTATTTGTTCTTTTATTGTTTGATCACCTGTTGTTTCAGGCTGATGGAGCTTCCTGTAAGCTCAAGTGTATAATTTCCGGCGGGCAGATTACCCAGATCCGTGAAGCTGGTAGTATTAACGCCTGCATTACCCTTAATGTTGTATGTTCTTACCAAAGCTCCGCTAAAACTGTACAATTTAACACGGATCGATTCTTCGCGGTCCAGTTTATAGCTTAGATTGATGTAGGAGCCGAATGGATTGGGAGCGGCTTTGAGGGTTATGGTGTTCTGATCGGCACGCACCACCAGGATCTTTGAATCGGTTGTACGGCCATCGATATCTACCTGCCTCAGTTTATACATATTCACCCGTTCAGGGTTATTGTCAATGAACTGATAACTGCTGTTGCTTCCTTTGGCTGCGATAGTTGCAATAGAATTGTATTGTGAACCATCTGTAGCTTTCAATATCTCGAAATGATCGTTATTGATCTCTTCAGCAGTCTTCCACCTGATGTACACTTTTCCATTGTTCAACGTTGCATCGAGAGATAATAATCGTACAGGAGTTGCCACTATGGAACTTACCGGCCCGAACTCGGATGTATTTCCTGCGCCGCTTGCGTTCATATATGCGAGTGCAGTGATACGTGTTCCTGCGGTTACTGCAGCGGGCAAACTGGCAACAGGAATAGTGAAACTGAACCTGGCTTCGGTGCGGTCACTACCGGTTCCGGTGCCTTCCTGTGTAGCCGTGTATGTTCCGGAAGTTCCAGACTGTGCATCGGGTGCATCCAGTGTGGCATCATCCTGACCACGGAACAGGTAAGTCTGACCTTCACCGAAATCGGTAGTGTATCCGCCGGGTAATGGGTTAGGGTTGGGGCCTGCATCAGCAATGTAGAACTCGATCACGCTGTTGGGACGGCTGAATCCCTGTATGGTCAGATTGCCGCCATTCACTGTTACTGACGTGATCACGGGGAAATTGAGCAAAGTATTGGGGCCATTGTCTGTATCGCCATCATCATTGGAGGTAACCAGGTTGGCGCCAAGATCGATGCCCAACTGGCCATTATTACTGAAGATCCTGTTACGGCTGAATTTATTGTCGAGAACAGTTAGACTGGCTGCAGCATCCACAACGATGCCGCCACTATTGTTATTGGCAATTCGATTCC
This portion of the Pseudobacter ginsenosidimutans genome encodes:
- a CDS encoding DUF4249 family protein → MLLLISSGPGCKKNFLPDTDDEDKLVVLAEVTAGDLVRIPVARTIRAGSGNLINFEKVNDATVVLSEESGHKWILRADKSTQFANNPASVFTVRHYYRPNTNYTLEVSHPVLGNARAVTSVPNPVQVEKLDTASALRQGKPVLEVKLVLKDLPDQLENYVIEAVKQVLKISISFTYNGTKYNCDTEEGKKLYEQVKNDPAVKTEKDTIPLQQFLRLNLYSKDIHIENLRFDGADNPFRRIFLSDQYFTANRYELKFSIDKSFFISEKEDQKGRVLLQVKSASRELYRYLITYEKYKTDFGSIPANQLGSPAGNVQYGLGVFGGATQLEKVYYFDEL
- a CDS encoding FecR family protein, whose protein sequence is MDDQITEIIARKFQGTASQQDLALLEQWLDAAAENRQEFEQLEQIWNKGAELFQLTTFNNGPAWEKVDHTIRKKEKRSAVFPIKRLAIAVGFLAAIFTAWYIWKSGDASMQLVKATNANQPVTLPDGSSVVLRKGTTIQYASRFNGSVRRVELKGEAWFQVQPDTQQPFLISTDHSTIKVLGTSFLVNATDEGDEVIVSTGKVSMAGKQKEGKQVILTAGQKALLSEGELLQEAVSDSNYLAWKTGILEFRNTPLPDVLDDLSDYYGLQLIIPDTLLPSFQQLNINARFLNQPVSEVLEELRLTTGLQTKDEAGRIIFFRN
- a CDS encoding TonB-dependent receptor — encoded protein: MNSALHAQQRILSTPFSPAFDKGSIHSFLEDINQRSQIIIEYASSVVDTGKVIVIYDKPTTIGALLQQVLNSQKVRITERNGKIILTPASTPLPEDALLSWYTVFGFVKDEASGEPLTDASVWDPVRHRGAYANQHGYFTIKLPEGKQTLQFSYAGYTTVTIALSDLQQDSRKDIKLQTVPPIPEVVISEEQRQKKEGADKVNAEDYNNVLGEPDVLRSLYQLPGVKNVADIPNGILVRGGNPGENLFLLDGNPVFNPMHLLGSLPIVNQTALKNMYVYKSNFPSRFGGGLSSVMDVNTKDGNMKKWKGEINAGVLAGSFTIEGPVKKDRTAIMLSFRHSWVNPFLRLIQRGVNLNFYDLQFKATQLIGKKDKLMLNVYAGDDNLHLWEGNTDNRHQWGNKNMALTWNRLLGPKAFVNTSVNLSSYNNIAGFRYSLYDSSGVMVQNKVYNIFSSIRQYNIRSVLELTPSNNWRMNMGGKMSYTKIKPFTRNVTQDFIDDPDEFSTFPALSFREYVLFYESEFKAGRRLTVRPGIHYSHYIYRDFSFNSWQPRFYAAYRLDAHQQLSIAWSQMGQYLHQVTNPYMGVNSDAWVPATRKLQPEQSRMVNAGYLYQNKKLGTFSAEFYYKKLQNVTNYIEGKNLFLNNTGWEQSVQTGKGWSYGGEFMFFKKTEKWTAQLSYTLSWNWRQFRSVNKGAKFPFKYDRRHDLNIAASYRIGKRWNCAALWTFATGDVFTLPSLVYPDFDDAQQIKDPLAPDEYRLIYQYTSSKAYRTPSYHRLDVSAGFHHLLKPALPAKLIIGIYNVYGAPSQYVYDLEGSMGRRSLVVSTRYQFFSITPYLSYNISF
- a CDS encoding tetratricopeptide repeat protein, whose product is MVKYLVIAGGLLMSAAAYSQADSAAFYQQKGNAEKQARRYKEAEKNFLKASQFDPKNTAVQIDLAAVLQEMNRYAEAREKLLAVERADPNNLTVVENLADLSVNMRKWEDLIRLADRMKQLGSKKSNNFYLAKAHYELEHYGDALKYCELAFKDDPNKAETPYIAARAFIEMSNYKRAAGCYEQAIERDTSNARWMYEAGLAYYAIPDDKKAIYWFERAGAKGYKKTNDYLENLGNAYLNTGQFNKGMEIMDQMLKNRPGDKELMYTIGEAYYKAGKFQDAINMWDRIFTIDPKNANALFMIGMAYMKKGEKEKGQQLCDKAIELDPGLARQRTEKKMPNGL
- a CDS encoding RNA polymerase sigma-70 factor, coding for MSTNSPLYHQFQQEFSHHYEPLCQYAFSFVKEIHAAEDIVQDIFVHVWEKKQSLVGNEGMRYYLFTAVRNNCLTWLQRNKRSVVTTLTGQEGLQTAPEEYRKEKTETDFHTLMQSALDKLPPKCREVFVLSRMSKLTYQEIADTQGISVKTVENQMGKALRILRNFIRERQAYLTVLLFSIFYSLIMIGVYARFML